Below is a genomic region from Pseudomonas svalbardensis.
CTTCGGCGTTGCCCAGTTGTCGGCGATCCATCGCACCTTCCTTCAACCACTGGCTGCCGATACCGCAATACGTGGTGATCAGCCGCACCGGCACATGATCGACGTGGAAACGCGGGCACATGGCCTTGTCCAGGACCCGCAAGCGCAGGCCGATACGCTTGGCGCCCATCAAACAGGCGAAAGCACTGACCAGCCAGGAGACGTCGGCGATGAAACCTTCGTAACCTTCGAGATCGCTGAAACCTGAGGCTAATCCGTGAAGATTGGGTTCGGTGTCATCGCTGGGCAGTTCCAGAACCAGCGACTCGGCCAACGGCTCGTTCAGGGACAGCAGCAAACTGCCGAAATCAGCGATGTGCGCCGGCAATTGGCGCTGCCAAACGGCGAGGTTTACGCCGTCATCCAGTATTCGGGTGAGCGCTTGCGGCGTCTCACCTTGAACCTGATAAATGATCGGCCGCAGTGTCAGACTGGGTGCCAACATCAGGCTGCCGCCTCTTCATGCCACGGGCCAAATGGATCTGGCAGTAGTCGCCAGCCCTCGATGCCTAACGCCATTTCATCGTCGGTCAGCAGGCAATTGTCGAGTTCGCTGGTGAGTTGCGCGAAGTCGATGTTCTGGCCGATGAACACCAGCTCCTGGCGGCAATCGCCGCTGGCTGCGGTCCAGTTTTCCATGATCCCGGCGGTGCTTTCTTCGTCCTGCGGCCACTGGGTTTTCGGCACGAAACGCCACCAGCGCCCGGCGAAACCATGGCGCATCAGTCCGCCGGCCTGGGACCAGCTCCCGGCGTCCATGTGCTTGCTGGCCAGCCAGAAGAAACCCTTGGAGCGCAGCAGTTTGCCGTTCACCCACGGACGGTCGATGAAGCTGAAAAAGCGCTGCGGATGAAACGGTCGGCGTGCTCGGTAGGCTGTCGAGGCGATGCCATATTCCTCGGTTTCGGGCACGTGTTCGCCACGCAGTTCCTGTAACCAGCCCGGCGCCTGAGCGGCCTTCTCGAAGTCGAAACGGCCGGTATTCAGGATCTTCGCCAAGGGAATTTCGCCCATGACCATCGGGATGATTTCCGCCTGGGCGTTAAGCCGCTCAAGGATCGCGATCAGCTCCTGGCGTTCGCTGCTGCTGATCAAGTCGATCTTGCTGATCAGAATCACGTCGGCGAATTCGATCTGCTCGATCAACAGGTCGGTGATCGAGCGTTCGTCCTCTTCACCCAAGGTTTCACCACGGGAGGCGAGGCTTTCGGCGGCCTGATAGTCGAGCAGGAAGTTCATGCCATCGACCACGGTGACCATGGTGTCGAGCCGGGCGATGTCGGCCAGGCTCTGCCCTTCTTCATCGCGGAAGGTGAAGGTTTCCGCCACGGGCAGTGGCTCGGAAATGCCGGTGGATTCGATCAATAAATAATCAAAGCGACCCTCCTTGGCGAGTTTGCTCACCTCTTCCAACAAGTCTTCGCGCAAGGTGCAGCAAATGCAGCCATTGCTCATCTCCACCAGTTTTTCTTCCGCACGATTCAGGGTGACATCGCGCTGAACTTCACCGCCATCAATGTTGATTTCGCTCATATCATTGACGATCACGGCGACGCGCAGGTTGTCGCGATTGCGCAGCACGTAGTTGAGCAGCGTGCTTTTGCCCGCGCCGAGAAAGCCCGACAGGACGGTGACGGGGAGACGATTGGGCATCAGGTATTCCTCATAGAGATGCCCGGTCGCAGTGTCGGGCTTAACTTGATGTTATAGTATAACAACACAATCAAGCCACTCCCCTCTTGCCCATGATGGCAAAGGGCACGATGCTTAAGCCCGTTCGGTCCGTGAGAAATCCTATGCGTGTAGCCCTGAAAATAACGCTGATGAGCGTTTCGTTGCTGATTGCTGTCGACGCCTGGGCGCAAATCCCGAGCCTGGCCAAATGCACCCGAAGCGCCAATCTGCTGTCCTGCGTGGATGGCGACGGCAATGCCTACAGCGTCAATACCGTCGGTAGCACGATCTATTTGCGCGGCTTCGAAGTGGCCGGCAAACGCTATTGGGCGCAAACCAACAACCGCTACGGGCAACTGACGTTCTTTACCGGTCTCGCATCCGATGGCGAAGCCTGGGTCGGCTACAACCGCCGGGTTGGCTGGACAACCATCAACCGGTTTTCCAGTTCCGGCGACAGCAGCGCCAAGTTCACGTGTAGCCGGATTACAGGCTGCTGAGCCTACAACAAGTCATTGCGTGACTTCGCGCACTTACTCAACAGGTCTCAACAACTCGTCCGCTCTTACTGCCAAGTTACTCTTCTTGTTCGATGATGAAACGGTCAACCGCCATATATTGTCCGTCAGAGCCGAAGTCAATCTCGAGTCGTGATATGGAACCTGCTTCCCCACGGCCATACTTAACTACTTGGGCTACATCGCTTTGCAGTTTTAGTTCCTCGATAAGCGATCCGCCTTGATCAAAACAACGACAAACACGATCATTGGCGTTAGTTCCGTGATACAAAAACTCGAAACGTTTAATCCTTGGATGTTTGAACGTAACTATCAAGTTTCCGTGTCCAAAATGACCACTAGCGTCTGAATGTAGACCTTTACCGCTAAAGCCTCCCTCGGAACGGACGTCTCCGATACTCATCCCTAACTCATGACTCCATGAGGTTGTAATGAATGTCATGTGTGGGGTAACCAGCATTTCTCCGGTCTCATACCTGCGTGCTTCGAGAGAATCAAAATCCTCAACATACTTTTCAACTTGCATCACCAGCCCCTCCAGAATGTAACTTAGGATAAATATTCTCGATCTATTAACACCTATAATTAAGCATCGTCGCTCAAGCACCGTCTACTGTCAGATATGACAGGTCACAAGCAGCTTTTAGACCATTTTAATATCAGAGTCGATTTTTTATTCCTCTTTAGTTTCTACAACAAGTGTTCACATTAATGCGAAAGTTCAACCAACTTTTTTCTGACCCTTTAGCCAGGCGATGTAGCTATCGATCGGCGGATTTTTTTTTGGCTCCGACCGCTCCCGGATCTTTGCCGCCATGACTAGGGTCGAACACGACGATGATGTCGCGCTTGGGGTGAGACTTGTCGACGGGCGGCTCGGGCGCAGCCGTCATTTGTAACGACACAGCCGTCTTCAGATCGAGTACCAGTCGATGTCCCTGACCGTCCTGTGGCGGCATTAAAAAACTGGCGAGCTGCACTGGGCCGCTGAGGTCGAGGACGATTCGCGTATCACCAACGCCAAATTGTCCGGAGCGGATAGAGCGAATCACGGTGTTGCTGAGCGCCATCTGACGGAAGTCGCCACTGAGGTTGGCGCCACTCAGATCGATGATCAGCCGTTCGGGAGCGCTCAGGGAAAACGTTTTGTATTGCACCGGCCCGCTCAGATCAAACACCAATCGCAACTTGTCATCCGAACGCCAGAGCCGCGCATTGCGAATCTGTGTGGCCGAGACGCCAAACGGTAAAGCGAAGGCCGCGCTGGCCATGATCAGGTTGAGCAAGTGACGTCTGTGCATGATGAAAGCCTGTTCATAAAAAAGGCATGGTTGATTTTAATGTAATAACATAACATACGGAATCGACTCCCACGATGGACCTGCTCATGAATGCGCTGACTCTGCCGGATATCGCCGCGCAGGCCTCACGCCAAGCCCTGCCACTTGAGTGGGTGGGCATGTGCGGCATTGCTCTTCCTGTTTTGTTCGATGGCCAACGACTGAGTGCGAAAGCCGACGCCGGCGTTAGCCTCGATGATGGAGAGGCGCGCGGGATTCATATGTCGCGGCTGTACTTGGCGCTTGAAATGCTCGAGCAAGAAAACCTGACGCCAGCCTTGTTGCGGAAAGTTTTGCAAAGTTTCCTCAAGACTCATGAAGGACTGTCCAACAGCGCGTACTTAAAAATCCACACCGATTTACTGCTCAAAAGACCGGCGCTGGTCAGTCCGTTGGCCGGCTGGAAAACCTATCCAGTGAGCATCGAAGCACGTTTGAAAAACGCGATGTTCCACGTGGAACTAAAAATCGACGTGCCTTATTCCTCGACCTGTCCGTGTTCGGCCGCGCTTTCCCGACAACTGATTCAGCAGCAATTCGTCGATGACTTCGCCAACAAGCCGTTACAACATGCCGATGTTTTGGCTTGGCTCGGCTCCACAAAAGGCATCGTCGCAACGCCTCACAGCCAACGGAGCAATGCGAAATTGCGGCTTCGAGTGGACGACTATCTGGATGACCTGCCGCTGATCGCGATCATCAACGACGCCGAAGCGGCCCTTGGCACCGCCGTACAAACCGCCGTAAAACGCGCCGACGAACAAGCCTTCGCGTTGGCCAACGGTCAGAACCTGATGTTCTGCGAAGACGCCGCCCGACGTTTGAACCTGGCGCTGAAACGCTCCCCCGGAATCAACGCCTTCCACATACGAGTCGTCCACGCGGAAAGCCTCCACGCCCATGATGCCGTCGCCGAAAGCCGTTGGAATTGGGAGGCCGCATGATCCGTTGCCAAGCCTTGCGTTGGGGCGCACCCAGTCAACCGCTCACGCCTTCCGTAGATTTCGAACTGCCTAAGGGCAGTTTGACCGCCGTGATCGGTGCCAATGGCTCGGGTAAAAGCAGCCTCCTGAAAGTCATCGCTGGTTTGCAAAAACCGCTGACCGGCAAAGTCATCTTGGATGTTTCACGCAAGGGCAAACTCTCGTTCCTTCCGCAGCAACAACACCTGGATCGCCAATTCCCCATCAGCTTGCAAGAGTTAGTAGCCGCTGGTTTCTGGGGTAGCACGCAGTCTCCCGAGATACGCAGACAACGTCTCAAAGCCGTGCTGGAAAACTGGTGTCTGAGCGGACTGGAACAGCGCCCGTTGATGGCCTTGTCCGGCGGCGAATTACAGCGTGCCCTGCTCGCCCGTTTGAGCCTCGCCGACGCACCATTGCTATTGCTCGACGAACCCCACGCCGCCCTCGACGAGTTCGGTCAGGCACTGCTCTGGAAACACATTCACGCCTGGCATGCCGAAGGCCGAACCCAGCTGATCGTATGCCATGACCTGGCCGCCGTTCGCCAACACATTCCTCAAACGTTGCTGATCAAAAGCACCGGCTGCGTCCTCGGATCGAGCGTTGATCTGATCCACCAACAACCACAAGCGCGGGTGGCCTGATGCTCGCGGCCACTCATCTTTGGCAACCGTTCCACGAGTTCGTGTTCATGCGCCGAGCGCTGCTTGGTGGATTGGTCCTGGCGTGCAGCACCGCACCGTTGGGCGTGTTTCTGATCCTGCGACGGATGAGCCTCATCGGCGACGCGGTGGCTCACGGCATTCTGCCGGGGGCCGCATTGGGCTTCTGGTTCGCCGGATTGAGTCTGACGGCACTGACCGTCGGAGGCCTCGGTGCCGGTCTCGGCATGGCCGGACTTGCTGCCTGGATCACCCGTCGCACCGGCCTGCGAGAAGACGCCAGCCTCGCTGCGATCTACCCGATCTCCCTTGCCTGCGGTGTGCTGATCCTCGGCATCGCCGGCAAACGTCTGGACCTGTTGCACCTGTTGTTTGGCTCGGCACTGGCGGTCGATGGCCCGACGTTGACGGGCATGCTCTGGGTCTCCGGCTTCAGCTTGATCGCCATGGCGTTCATCTACAAACCGCTGTTGCTGGACACCCTCGACCCACTCTTTCTGCAAACCGTCAGCCGACTCGGTCCCCTAGCACACGGCGTATTTCTAACTCTGGTGGTGCTGAATCTGGTGATCGGTTTTCAAGCCATCGGCGCGTTGATGGTCGTCGGTTTGATGATGCTGCCCGCCGCCGCGTCGCGCTTCTGGAGTCGTCGCTTGCCGACGTTGATGGCCATCGCCGCCCTGCTCGGCTGCCTCTCGGTGTGGCTCGGACTGTTGCTGTCGTTCTACTACTCGCTCCCCAGTGGGCCGGCGATCGTGCTGGTGGCTGGCGGTTTGTATCTGCTGTCCGTGGTGTTCGGACCGGTGCACGGTTTGCTGCGCCGCCCGCCTTTGCTCACATCCCAATGAGGTGTTACCCGATGCGCGCTTTACTCGTGCTGTTCAGTTTGCTGCTGTCGATGTCGCTGTCTGCTGCGGAAAAACTTCAGGTAGTCACCAGTTTCAGCATCCTCGCCGACATGACCCACCAAGTCGGCGGCGACCATATCCAGATCACCAACATGGTCGGCGCGGACGCAGATGCTCACACGTACGAGCCGACACCTGACGACGCCAAGGCGTTGCTCAAAGCCAAACTCATCATCAAAAACGGCTTGGGTTTCGAGCCATGGCTGGACCGCCTGGTGACCAGCACCGAGACCAAAGCGCCAGTGATCAGCGCGAGCCACGGTATCATCCCGCGCTCCCTGGATGAAGATGGCGAGACGATTCCCGACCCGCACGCTTGGCACAACCTGGCGAACGCTGAGCTGTATATCAGCAACATCACCAAGGCACTGATCGCCGCCGACCCGACGAACAAAGCCGACTACGAACGCAACAGTCAGGCCTACCTGAAAAAGATCTACGCGCTGCTCGCCGAAGCCAAGGCCAAACTCGGCTCGCTGCCACCGGGCAATCGCAAAATCGTGACGTCCCATGACGCCTTCGGTTATCTCGGTCAGGCTTACGGCATCGACTTCATGGCCCCTCAAGGCCTGTCCACTGAGCGCGAACCGTCAGCCGCTGAAGTCGCTGCATTGATCACTCAGATTCGCCAGGCCAAGGTCAAAGCGGTGTTCATGGAAAATATCAAGGATGCACGCCTGCTCAAGCAGATTGCCGATGAAAGCGGCGCGCACATCGGTGGCACGTTGTACTCCGATGCGCTCGCGGCGACCGGGCCGGCCAGCACCTTTGTCGGGTTGTTCGAGTACAACCTCAACACCCTGTACAACGCGTTGAGCAAGCCATGATCCGCAAGAATCCTTCCGGTGATTTGCCGGTGATAGCCGAATCTGCCTACGTGGATAAAACCGCCATCATCTGCGGCAAAGTGGTGATCGGCGAGAACGTCTTCGTCGGTCCTTACGCGGTGATACGCGCTGACGAAGTGGATGCCTCAGGCGAGATGGAGCCGATCACCATCGGCGCCAACTCGAACATCCAGGATGGCGTGGTGATCCACTCCAAGTCCGGCGCGGCAGTGACCATCGGCGAGTTCAGTTCCATCGCCCACCGCTCGATCGTTCATGGTCCGTGCAAGGTTGGCGATCGAGTGTTTATCGGGTTCAACAGCGTGCTGTTCAACTGCGTCGTCGGTGACGGTTGCGTGGTTCGGCACAACTCGGTGGTCGATGGTCGCGACTTGCCCGAAGACTTCTACGTGCCCTCCACCACCCGCATTGGCCCGAAGACAGATCTGTCGCAGTTCCCACCGGTGAGCGTCAGCGCCTCGGAGTTTTCCGAGGACGTGGCGCGTACCAACGTCGATCTGGTGCGCGGCTACAAAGCCCTGCAGAACGAGTTCTGACCATGAGCAGCGTGCTGATTCGCAATGCCCGGTTGGTGAACGAAGATCGCGAGTTTGAGGGTGATTTGCTGGTGAGCAACGGCCGAATCGTGAAGATCGCCAGCAGCATCCACGGTGAAAATGCTGACGTGGAAATCGATGCACAAGGGCAATGGCTGCTGCCCGGAATGATCGACGACCAAGTGCACTTCCGCGATCCAGGCTCGCCAGACAAGGGTAGCCTTTACACCGAATCCCGGGCGGCGGTGGCCGGTGGCATCACCAGCTTCATGGACATGCCCAACACTAATCCGGCGACCCTGAACCTCAGCGCACTGGCCAACAAAAAGCGCCGAGCGGCGATCAACTCTGTCGCCAATTACGGCTTTCATTTCGGCGTGAGCAACGACAATCTCGATACCGTCGCCAGGCTCAACCCCTGTGAAGTAGCCGGCGTCAAAGTGTTCATGGGCGCTTCGACCGGCAACATGCTGGTCGATGACCCACAGATTCTGGAACGGCTATTCGCCGAGGTGCCGACCATTCTGTTGGCCCACTGCGAACACACGCCCAGTATCGACGCCAACGCCGCGAACCTGCGCGACTTGTTCGGCGAACACATTCCAGCGGCGGCCCACCCGCTGATCCGCAACGCCGAGGCCTGCTTTCGCTCCTCCTCAATGGCCGTGGACCTCGCCAGACGTCACGGCACCCGACTGCATGTTCTGCACCTGACCACCGCCCGCGAACTGGCGTTGTTCGAAGACAAGCCGCTCGCCCAGAAACGCATCACAGCCGAAGTCTGCCTGCACCACTTGCTGTTCGATGACCGGGATTACCCGAGCCTCGGCAACCTGATCAAGTGCAACCCGGCGATCAAAACCCAGGCCGACCGCGATGCCTTGCGCGAAGCGTTGCTGAGCCATCGACTCGACGTGATCGGCAGCGATCACGCGCCACACACCTGGGCTGAAAAACAGCGGCCGTACAGTCAGGCGCCTTCCGGATTGCCATTGGTGCAACACGCCCTGCCCGCGTTGCTGGAACTGGTTGCGGATGAAGTGTTGCCGATCACTACGCTCGTCGCAAAAACCAGTCACCGGGTCGCCGATCTGTTCGCCATTCCCGATCGCGGTTATCTGCGCGAAGGCTATTGGGCCGACCTCGTTCTGATCAAACCCGAACCCGGCGGCGTCACCGTTTCTCAGCAGCCGATCCTGTCTCAATGCGGCTGGACACCTTTTGCCCGACAGCGTTTTCGCCACAGCGTCAGCACGACAATCGTGTCGGGGCAAATTGCCTGGCACGACAAACGTCTTAATGACAACTGTCAGGGTTTACCACTACGGTTTATGCGCTAGCACTCGAGAGCACCGACATGATTCACATCACCCTGAGCGATGGTTCATTGCGTGAATACGACCAGCCACTGTCGGTGTACGAGCTCGCCGCGAGTATCGGACCCGGACTGGCAAAAGCGGCGGTGGCCGGCCGAGTGAATGGCATCTTGGTGGACTGTGAGTTCATGATCGAAGCCGATGCCAGGGTCAGCATCGTCACGCCTCAAGAGCCCGATGGACTGGAGATCCTGCGACGCTCCTGTGCACTGATGCTGGCCATGGCCGTCAAACAACTCCATCCACAGGTGCAACTGCACGCAGGAACGGCGCTGGGCGACGGGTTCTTTCATGAGTTTTCTGTCGAGCGATCCTTAACGCCCGCAGACCTGCCACTGATCGAAGCCCGCATGCAGGCTTTGGCGGCGACTAATCATTCGATTCGCCGTCAAGGAAAGACATCGCTGTACCGCCTGGGGAGTTTCGAATCTACGACCGCTGGCCCGCATGTCCCCGCGACCAGAGTGCTGCAAGCGTTCACCCTCGACCACATCAGCGGTACGTTGCAGCAACGGATTTACGGCACGTGCTGGTCCTGCCAACAGGAGCTTGATAACTGGCGGACTCCGTCGCACGTCATGATCGTCAGCATGGACGAACGTCAGGCAGATTACGCGCAGTCGGTGACCGAGGCATTGCGCAGAAGTGGCGTGCGCGCCCGCGCAGATCTGCGTCACGAGAAAGTCCGCCAAAAAATTCGCGAGCACAGTCAGCACGTGCCGTATCTGGTGGTGATCGGGGAGAAAG
It encodes:
- the zigA gene encoding zinc metallochaperone GTPase ZigA, producing the protein MPNRLPVTVLSGFLGAGKSTLLNYVLRNRDNLRVAVIVNDMSEINIDGGEVQRDVTLNRAEEKLVEMSNGCICCTLREDLLEEVSKLAKEGRFDYLLIESTGISEPLPVAETFTFRDEEGQSLADIARLDTMVTVVDGMNFLLDYQAAESLASRGETLGEEDERSITDLLIEQIEFADVILISKIDLISSSERQELIAILERLNAQAEIIPMVMGEIPLAKILNTGRFDFEKAAQAPGWLQELRGEHVPETEEYGIASTAYRARRPFHPQRFFSFIDRPWVNGKLLRSKGFFWLASKHMDAGSWSQAGGLMRHGFAGRWWRFVPKTQWPQDEESTAGIMENWTAASGDCRQELVFIGQNIDFAQLTSELDNCLLTDDEMALGIEGWRLLPDPFGPWHEEAAA
- a CDS encoding His/Gly/Thr/Pro-type tRNA ligase C-terminal domain-containing protein, giving the protein MIHITLSDGSLREYDQPLSVYELAASIGPGLAKAAVAGRVNGILVDCEFMIEADARVSIVTPQEPDGLEILRRSCALMLAMAVKQLHPQVQLHAGTALGDGFFHEFSVERSLTPADLPLIEARMQALAATNHSIRRQGKTSLYRLGSFESTTAGPHVPATRVLQAFTLDHISGTLQQRIYGTCWSCQQELDNWRTPSHVMIVSMDERQADYAQSVTEALRRSGVRARADLRHEKVRQKIREHSQHVPYLVVIGEKEKEGGFVSVRSRTGEDFGRMGVETVCEWLSQARPHTVM
- a CDS encoding glutamine synthetase, whose protein sequence is MRVALKITLMSVSLLIAVDAWAQIPSLAKCTRSANLLSCVDGDGNAYSVNTVGSTIYLRGFEVAGKRYWAQTNNRYGQLTFFTGLASDGEAWVGYNRRVGWTTINRFSSSGDSSAKFTCSRITGC
- a CDS encoding metal ABC transporter ATP-binding protein, which encodes MIRCQALRWGAPSQPLTPSVDFELPKGSLTAVIGANGSGKSSLLKVIAGLQKPLTGKVILDVSRKGKLSFLPQQQHLDRQFPISLQELVAAGFWGSTQSPEIRRQRLKAVLENWCLSGLEQRPLMALSGGELQRALLARLSLADAPLLLLDEPHAALDEFGQALLWKHIHAWHAEGRTQLIVCHDLAAVRQHIPQTLLIKSTGCVLGSSVDLIHQQPQARVA
- a CDS encoding DUF1826 domain-containing protein → MLAPSLTLRPIIYQVQGETPQALTRILDDGVNLAVWQRQLPAHIADFGSLLLSLNEPLAESLVLELPSDDTEPNLHGLASGFSDLEGYEGFIADVSWLVSAFACLMGAKRIGLRLRVLDKAMCPRFHVDHVPVRLITTYCGIGSQWLKEGAMDRRQLGNAEAETQDGPLIEQIASGEVALLKGEKWHGNEGFGLIHRSPQLASGERRLILTLDWLS
- the folE2 gene encoding GTP cyclohydrolase FolE2 produces the protein MNALTLPDIAAQASRQALPLEWVGMCGIALPVLFDGQRLSAKADAGVSLDDGEARGIHMSRLYLALEMLEQENLTPALLRKVLQSFLKTHEGLSNSAYLKIHTDLLLKRPALVSPLAGWKTYPVSIEARLKNAMFHVELKIDVPYSSTCPCSAALSRQLIQQQFVDDFANKPLQHADVLAWLGSTKGIVATPHSQRSNAKLRLRVDDYLDDLPLIAIINDAEAALGTAVQTAVKRADEQAFALANGQNLMFCEDAARRLNLALKRSPGINAFHIRVVHAESLHAHDAVAESRWNWEAA
- a CDS encoding metal ABC transporter permease, coding for MLAATHLWQPFHEFVFMRRALLGGLVLACSTAPLGVFLILRRMSLIGDAVAHGILPGAALGFWFAGLSLTALTVGGLGAGLGMAGLAAWITRRTGLREDASLAAIYPISLACGVLILGIAGKRLDLLHLLFGSALAVDGPTLTGMLWVSGFSLIAMAFIYKPLLLDTLDPLFLQTVSRLGPLAHGVFLTLVVLNLVIGFQAIGALMVVGLMMLPAAASRFWSRRLPTLMAIAALLGCLSVWLGLLLSFYYSLPSGPAIVLVAGGLYLLSVVFGPVHGLLRRPPLLTSQ
- a CDS encoding gamma carbonic anhydrase family protein is translated as MIRKNPSGDLPVIAESAYVDKTAIICGKVVIGENVFVGPYAVIRADEVDASGEMEPITIGANSNIQDGVVIHSKSGAAVTIGEFSSIAHRSIVHGPCKVGDRVFIGFNSVLFNCVVGDGCVVRHNSVVDGRDLPEDFYVPSTTRIGPKTDLSQFPPVSVSASEFSEDVARTNVDLVRGYKALQNEF
- a CDS encoding metal ABC transporter substrate-binding protein, yielding MRALLVLFSLLLSMSLSAAEKLQVVTSFSILADMTHQVGGDHIQITNMVGADADAHTYEPTPDDAKALLKAKLIIKNGLGFEPWLDRLVTSTETKAPVISASHGIIPRSLDEDGETIPDPHAWHNLANAELYISNITKALIAADPTNKADYERNSQAYLKKIYALLAEAKAKLGSLPPGNRKIVTSHDAFGYLGQAYGIDFMAPQGLSTEREPSAAEVAALITQIRQAKVKAVFMENIKDARLLKQIADESGAHIGGTLYSDALAATGPASTFVGLFEYNLNTLYNALSKP
- a CDS encoding dihydroorotase produces the protein MSSVLIRNARLVNEDREFEGDLLVSNGRIVKIASSIHGENADVEIDAQGQWLLPGMIDDQVHFRDPGSPDKGSLYTESRAAVAGGITSFMDMPNTNPATLNLSALANKKRRAAINSVANYGFHFGVSNDNLDTVARLNPCEVAGVKVFMGASTGNMLVDDPQILERLFAEVPTILLAHCEHTPSIDANAANLRDLFGEHIPAAAHPLIRNAEACFRSSSMAVDLARRHGTRLHVLHLTTARELALFEDKPLAQKRITAEVCLHHLLFDDRDYPSLGNLIKCNPAIKTQADRDALREALLSHRLDVIGSDHAPHTWAEKQRPYSQAPSGLPLVQHALPALLELVADEVLPITTLVAKTSHRVADLFAIPDRGYLREGYWADLVLIKPEPGGVTVSQQPILSQCGWTPFARQRFRHSVSTTIVSGQIAWHDKRLNDNCQGLPLRFMR